One Thermus sp. CCB_US3_UF1 DNA window includes the following coding sequences:
- a CDS encoding O-acetylhomoserine aminocarboxypropyltransferase/cysteine synthase family protein: protein MRFETLQLHAGYTPEPTTLSRQVPIYPTTSYVFQSPEHAADLFALRAFGNIYSRIMNPTVEVLEKRLAALEGGKAALAAASGHAAQFLALTTLAQAGDNIVSTPNLYGGTFNQFKVTLKRLGIEVRFTSREERPEEFLALTDQKTRAWWVESIGNPALNIPDLEALAQAAREAGVALIVDNTFGMGGYLLRPLAWGAALVTHSLTKWVGGHGAVIAGAIVDGGNFPWENGRYPLLTEPQPGYHGLRLTEAFGELAFIVKARVDGLRDQGQALGPFEAFLVLLGMETLSLRAERHVENTLHLAHWLREHPQVAWVNYPGLADHPHHARAQKYFRGKPGAVLTFGLKGGYEAAKAFISRLKLISHLANVGDTRTLAIHPASTTHSQLSPEEQALAGVSPEMVRLSVGLEHVEDLKAELQEALG, encoded by the coding sequence ATGCGTTTTGAGACCCTGCAGCTCCATGCGGGCTACACGCCCGAGCCCACCACCCTAAGCCGCCAGGTACCCATCTACCCCACCACCAGCTACGTCTTCCAAAGCCCTGAGCACGCCGCCGACCTCTTCGCCCTCCGGGCCTTCGGCAACATCTACTCCCGCATCATGAACCCCACGGTGGAGGTCCTGGAGAAGCGCCTGGCGGCCCTGGAGGGGGGCAAGGCCGCCCTGGCCGCCGCCAGCGGCCACGCGGCCCAGTTCCTGGCCCTCACCACCCTGGCCCAGGCGGGGGACAACATTGTCTCCACCCCCAACCTCTACGGGGGCACCTTCAACCAGTTCAAGGTGACCCTGAAGCGGCTGGGGATTGAGGTGCGCTTCACCTCCCGCGAAGAGCGGCCGGAGGAGTTTTTGGCCCTTACCGACCAGAAGACCCGGGCTTGGTGGGTGGAGTCCATCGGCAACCCCGCCCTCAACATCCCCGACCTCGAGGCCCTGGCCCAGGCCGCCCGGGAGGCGGGGGTGGCCCTCATCGTGGACAACACCTTCGGCATGGGGGGCTACCTCCTGCGGCCCCTCGCGTGGGGGGCGGCCCTGGTCACCCACTCCCTCACCAAGTGGGTGGGGGGGCACGGGGCGGTGATCGCCGGGGCCATCGTGGACGGGGGGAACTTCCCCTGGGAGAATGGCCGCTACCCCCTCCTCACCGAGCCCCAGCCCGGCTACCACGGCCTGCGGCTCACCGAGGCCTTTGGGGAGCTGGCCTTCATCGTCAAGGCCCGGGTGGACGGCCTGCGCGACCAGGGGCAGGCCCTGGGGCCCTTTGAGGCCTTTTTGGTCCTCCTGGGCATGGAAACCCTCTCCTTGAGGGCCGAGCGGCACGTGGAGAACACCCTGCACTTGGCCCACTGGCTCCGGGAACACCCCCAGGTGGCCTGGGTGAACTACCCCGGGCTCGCCGACCACCCCCACCACGCCCGGGCCCAGAAGTACTTCCGGGGCAAGCCGGGGGCGGTCCTCACCTTCGGCCTCAAGGGGGGGTACGAGGCGGCCAAGGCCTTCATAAGCAGGCTCAAGCTCATCTCCCACCTGGCCAATGTGGGGGACACCCGGACCCTGGCCATCCACCCCGCCTCCACCACCCACTCCCAGCTCAGCCCCGAGGAGCAGGCCCTGGCCGGGGTTTCCCCGGAGATGGTGCGGCTCAGCGTGGGCCTGGAACACGTGGAGGACCTGAAGGCGGAGCTACAGGAGGCCCTGGGATGA
- a CDS encoding PhoU domain-containing protein gives MEFLAGLGLFLLGLEQIQGGLARLPGRRHLLGRALGRPLGALFFGFLLGLLSGSGSGLSLLALGLLEGRVLTLPLAALLSLAATAGATFWVGVLVLGGPGGAELLLGLGLLLGLLPWGRPLGQVLLGLGLLLLGFGLMGGGAEGVARLLGGLGLPLWGYYLLGVVLALLLGSANGVVALGLALGPALSGAAGVALVLGAGVGTTGSLLLAALGGRREAWRLFLVVGAHRLLLSLPLLALAPWLGGVGTVGLHALSHLLYALLFPLWAGAYGRLAERLFPSPQVAPRYLSKEALDSPRLAQALVQRELARVADAVRDMLAKALRILSQEEGGERELSELEEKVDRLTREVVLYTAELSTKTPDERTVRLFVAASELEHLGDLVRRVVRQAERLWAQGLTFSQEGKEDLLEGLRRVLGRLEGMAAALATGEKALAQEVLAQSKEEEGFLDRLRRAHLARLEGGGQETRATTLAHLDLLITLEELSAGIDRLCRLVLEL, from the coding sequence GTGGAATTCCTGGCGGGCCTGGGCCTTTTCCTCCTGGGGCTGGAGCAGATCCAGGGGGGCCTGGCCCGCCTGCCCGGGCGGCGGCACCTTTTGGGCCGGGCCCTGGGCCGCCCCTTGGGAGCCCTCTTCTTCGGTTTCCTTCTGGGCCTCCTTTCTGGAAGCGGCTCGGGCCTAAGCCTCCTGGCCCTGGGCCTTCTGGAAGGCCGGGTCCTTACCCTCCCCTTGGCTGCCCTCCTCTCCTTGGCGGCCACCGCCGGGGCCACCTTCTGGGTGGGGGTGCTGGTCCTGGGCGGGCCTGGGGGGGCGGAGCTCCTTCTGGGGCTTGGCCTCCTCCTGGGCCTCCTGCCCTGGGGCCGCCCTTTGGGCCAGGTGCTCCTGGGCCTGGGCCTCCTCCTTCTGGGCTTTGGCCTCATGGGGGGAGGCGCGGAAGGGGTGGCCCGCCTCCTGGGGGGGCTGGGCCTTCCCCTTTGGGGGTACTACCTCCTGGGGGTGGTCCTGGCCCTCCTCCTGGGCTCCGCCAACGGGGTGGTGGCCCTGGGCTTGGCCCTGGGCCCGGCCCTTTCGGGGGCGGCGGGGGTGGCCCTGGTCCTGGGGGCGGGCGTGGGCACCACGGGAAGCCTGCTCCTGGCCGCCCTGGGAGGGCGGCGGGAGGCCTGGCGGCTTTTCCTGGTGGTGGGCGCCCACCGCCTCCTCCTCTCCCTGCCCCTTCTGGCCCTGGCCCCGTGGCTGGGCGGGGTGGGGACGGTGGGGCTTCATGCCCTTTCCCACCTGCTCTATGCCCTTCTTTTTCCCCTCTGGGCCGGGGCTTATGGCCGCCTGGCCGAGCGGCTTTTCCCCAGCCCCCAAGTGGCCCCCCGCTACCTCTCCAAGGAGGCCCTGGACAGCCCCCGCCTGGCCCAGGCCCTGGTGCAGCGGGAGCTTGCCCGGGTGGCGGATGCGGTGCGGGACATGCTAGCCAAGGCCCTGCGCATCCTAAGCCAAGAGGAGGGGGGGGAGAGGGAGCTTTCCGAGCTGGAGGAAAAGGTGGACCGCCTGACCCGGGAGGTGGTGCTCTACACGGCGGAGCTTTCCACCAAAACCCCGGACGAGCGCACGGTGCGCCTTTTCGTGGCCGCTTCCGAGCTGGAGCATCTGGGGGACCTGGTGCGCCGGGTGGTCCGCCAGGCGGAGCGGCTTTGGGCCCAGGGGCTTACCTTCAGCCAGGAGGGAAAGGAGGACCTCCTGGAAGGCCTGCGAAGGGTGCTGGGCCGCCTGGAGGGGATGGCCGCGGCCTTGGCCACCGGGGAGAAGGCCCTGGCCCAGGAGGTCTTGGCCCAAAGCAAGGAGGAGGAAGGCTTCCTGGACCGGCTGCGCCGGGCCCACCTGGCCCGCCTCGAGGGTGGCGGCCAGGAAACCCGGGCCACCACCCTGGCCCACCTGGACCTCCTCATCACCCTGGAAGAGCTTTCCGCTGGCATAGATAGGCTTTGCCGCCTGGTGCTGGAGCTTTAA
- a CDS encoding RsmD family RNA methyltransferase, which produces MVRILGGKAKGVPLKVPASARPSPVRLRKALFDYLRLRYPKRGSFLDLYAGSGAVGLEAASEGFTATLVEKDPQAVALLKENARRTGLPVRIVPLPVEVFLPEAQARGERYTVAFMAPPYPMDLVQAFQALLQSGLVEPGGLYILQHPKDLVLPMGERRVYGENALTLVEV; this is translated from the coding sequence GTGGTGAGGATCCTGGGCGGCAAGGCCAAGGGTGTGCCCCTCAAGGTGCCGGCCTCGGCCCGGCCTTCTCCCGTGCGCCTGAGGAAGGCCCTTTTTGACTACCTGCGCCTGCGCTACCCCAAGCGGGGCTCCTTCCTAGACCTCTATGCGGGGAGCGGGGCGGTGGGCCTCGAGGCCGCCAGCGAGGGCTTTACCGCCACCCTGGTGGAGAAGGACCCGCAGGCCGTGGCCCTCCTAAAGGAAAACGCCCGACGCACGGGGCTTCCCGTGCGCATCGTGCCCCTTCCCGTGGAGGTTTTCCTGCCCGAGGCCCAGGCCCGGGGCGAACGCTACACCGTGGCCTTCATGGCCCCCCCTTACCCCATGGACCTGGTCCAGGCCTTCCAGGCCCTGCTGCAAAGCGGCCTGGTGGAGCCTGGGGGGCTTTACATCCTCCAGCATCCCAAGGACCTGGTCCTTCCCATGGGGGAGCGGCGGGTCTACGGGGAGAACGCCCTCACCTTGGTGGAGGTATGA
- the coaD gene encoding pantetheine-phosphate adenylyltransferase, with product MHVVYPGSFDPLTNGHLDVIQRASRLFSRVTVAVLENPSKRGQYLFTAQERLGIIREATAHLPNVEAQTFSGLLVDFVRRVGAQAIVKGLRAVSDYEYELQMAHLNRQLLPGLETLFILSATRYSFVSSTMVKEIARYGGDVSKLVPPATLRALKAKFG from the coding sequence ATGCACGTCGTCTATCCAGGAAGCTTTGACCCCCTGACCAACGGCCACCTGGACGTGATCCAGCGGGCCAGCCGCCTCTTTAGCCGGGTTACGGTGGCGGTGCTGGAAAACCCCAGCAAGCGGGGCCAGTACCTCTTTACCGCTCAGGAGCGCCTCGGCATCATCCGCGAGGCCACGGCCCACCTGCCCAACGTAGAGGCCCAGACCTTCTCCGGGCTCTTGGTGGACTTTGTGCGCCGGGTGGGGGCCCAGGCCATCGTCAAGGGCTTGCGGGCGGTTTCCGATTACGAGTATGAGCTGCAAATGGCCCACCTCAACCGCCAGCTCCTGCCCGGCCTGGAAACCCTTTTCATCCTCTCGGCTACCCGCTACTCCTTCGTGTCCAGCACCATGGTGAAGGAGATTGCCCGCTACGGGGGGGATGTGTCCAAGCTGGTTCCCCCCGCCACCCTGCGGGCCCTCAAGGCCAAGTTTGGCTAG
- a CDS encoding aldehyde dehydrogenase family protein: MKAFASKYGNTLEFGHLIGGEEVWEGEALERHNPSDREDLVARFPEGTKDTLRRAALKAREAFAEWSRTPAPVRGQVLFNLAKILEREKPTLVRLMVREVGKTFKEAGGDVQEAIDTALFFASEGRRLYGQTVPSEMRDKELFTFRRPLGVVGMITAGNFPIAVPSWKLIPAVLTGNAVVWKPSDDSPTLSYVFVKLFEEAGLPPGVINVVFGGGKGSTGQWLVELMDEGLLNKFAFTGSTQVGRWIGEVAGRNLIRPTLELGGKNPLVVMRDADLDLAVEGAWWSAFATGGQRCTSAGNILVDAPIYEEFKRRFLERTEATVVGNPLLHPEVTYGPFLNERLFRRWQEHYAWGQEDGATLLFGRGRIGRDNPYPRFLGDPEAGLYGWPTVWEAAPGMRQFQEEIFGPTINLVKVDGIEEAIAVANATPYGLSSAIYTHHRHWAYLFKVGIRAGMTSINNATVGAEAHLPFGGVKASGNGARESGIWVIEEYTYWHAVNEEYSGRLQLAQMDTGYVSPKPPTPWGEVLGL, encoded by the coding sequence ATGAAGGCTTTTGCCAGCAAGTACGGGAATACCCTGGAGTTCGGCCACCTCATCGGTGGGGAGGAGGTGTGGGAGGGGGAGGCCCTGGAAAGGCATAACCCCTCCGACCGGGAAGACCTGGTGGCCCGCTTTCCCGAGGGCACCAAGGACACCCTGCGCAGGGCGGCCCTAAAGGCCCGGGAGGCCTTCGCCGAGTGGAGCCGCACCCCGGCCCCGGTCCGGGGGCAGGTCCTCTTCAACCTGGCCAAGATCCTGGAGCGGGAAAAGCCCACCCTGGTCCGCCTCATGGTGCGGGAGGTGGGGAAGACCTTCAAGGAGGCGGGCGGGGACGTGCAGGAGGCCATTGATACCGCCCTTTTCTTCGCCTCTGAGGGCCGCAGGCTCTACGGCCAGACCGTGCCCAGCGAGATGCGGGACAAGGAGCTTTTCACCTTCCGCAGGCCCCTGGGCGTGGTGGGGATGATTACCGCCGGAAACTTCCCCATCGCCGTGCCCAGCTGGAAGCTCATCCCCGCCGTCCTCACCGGCAACGCCGTGGTCTGGAAGCCCTCCGATGACTCCCCTACCCTTTCCTACGTCTTTGTAAAGCTTTTTGAAGAGGCGGGCCTGCCTCCGGGGGTCATCAACGTGGTCTTTGGCGGCGGTAAGGGCTCCACGGGCCAGTGGCTGGTGGAGCTCATGGACGAGGGGCTTCTCAACAAGTTCGCCTTCACCGGCAGCACCCAGGTGGGGCGCTGGATTGGGGAGGTGGCGGGGCGGAACCTCATCCGGCCCACCCTGGAGCTGGGGGGCAAAAACCCCCTGGTGGTCATGCGGGATGCTGACCTGGACCTGGCGGTGGAAGGGGCCTGGTGGAGCGCTTTCGCCACCGGGGGGCAGCGGTGCACCTCGGCGGGGAACATCCTGGTGGACGCCCCCATCTACGAGGAGTTCAAGCGCCGCTTCCTGGAGCGCACCGAGGCCACGGTGGTGGGCAACCCCCTCCTCCACCCTGAGGTGACCTATGGCCCCTTTCTCAATGAACGGCTTTTCCGCCGCTGGCAGGAGCACTACGCCTGGGGCCAGGAAGACGGGGCCACCCTCCTTTTTGGCCGTGGACGGATTGGGCGGGATAACCCCTATCCCCGTTTCCTGGGGGACCCCGAGGCAGGGCTTTACGGCTGGCCCACGGTCTGGGAGGCAGCCCCGGGCATGCGCCAGTTCCAGGAGGAGATCTTCGGCCCCACCATCAACCTGGTGAAGGTGGACGGGATTGAGGAGGCCATCGCCGTGGCCAACGCTACGCCCTATGGCCTTTCCAGCGCCATCTACACCCACCACCGCCACTGGGCCTACCTCTTCAAGGTGGGCATCCGCGCCGGTATGACCAGCATCAACAACGCCACCGTGGGGGCCGAGGCTCACCTGCCCTTCGGCGGGGTGAAGGCCAGCGGCAACGGAGCCCGGGAGTCGGGCATCTGGGTCATAGAGGAGTACACCTACTGGCACGCGGTGAACGAGGAGTATTCGGGCCGGCTCCAGCTGGCCCAGATGGACACCGGCTATGTGAGCCCCAAGCCCCCTACTCCCTGGGGGGAGGTGCTGGGGTTGTGA
- a CDS encoding MIP/aquaporin family protein produces MPSAPRAFWGEVWGTFLLVLLTVGSAANAVLQPRLFPGAYGYDALALGSGLAVLVGVLVSRPLSGAHLNPAVTLALAALRLFPWSRVPLYLLAQFLGGFLGALGAYLAYGEGLWAQGMPNVFSTGPGFLRTPPEATYGWAGPAVAEFLGTMALMGVILAAREERLLPLWLALTVAAVGYGLGGPGGFALNPARDLSPRLLAALLGAEGALNAYALVPALLPVAGALGAAFLYRLTTPAPPPRE; encoded by the coding sequence ATGCCCAGCGCCCCTAGGGCCTTCTGGGGGGAGGTCTGGGGCACCTTCCTCCTGGTCCTCCTCACGGTGGGTAGCGCCGCCAACGCCGTGCTGCAACCCCGGCTCTTCCCCGGCGCCTACGGGTACGACGCCCTGGCCCTGGGCTCGGGGCTGGCGGTCCTGGTGGGCGTCCTGGTGAGCCGCCCCCTCTCCGGGGCCCACCTGAACCCGGCGGTAACCCTGGCCCTGGCGGCCCTCCGCCTTTTCCCCTGGTCTCGGGTGCCCCTCTACCTGCTGGCCCAGTTCCTGGGCGGCTTCCTGGGGGCCCTGGGGGCCTACCTGGCCTATGGGGAGGGGCTTTGGGCCCAGGGGATGCCCAACGTCTTCAGCACCGGACCGGGTTTCCTCCGCACCCCGCCCGAAGCCACCTACGGCTGGGCGGGGCCCGCCGTGGCCGAGTTCCTGGGCACCATGGCCCTCATGGGGGTCATCCTGGCCGCCCGGGAGGAGCGCCTTCTGCCCCTCTGGCTGGCCCTCACCGTGGCCGCGGTGGGCTACGGCCTGGGGGGCCCCGGGGGGTTTGCCCTAAACCCGGCCCGGGACCTCTCCCCCAGGCTCCTGGCCGCCCTTTTGGGCGCGGAAGGGGCCCTAAACGCCTACGCCCTGGTGCCTGCCCTTCTCCCCGTGGCCGGGGCCTTGGGGGCGGCCTTCCTCTACCGGCTCACAACCCCAGCACCTCCCCCCAGGGAGTAG
- a CDS encoding polyphosphate kinase has product MRLLPEASWLQFNRRVLRQSERPDFPLLERLRFLAIWNRNLDEFFAARIAKPFLEARGSPAHLALLEEALAQARLAQARYQALLAEARPRLRVLEVRELDELDWIYFRVFLAEVVAPKTDLIPWEAAADLSHGALYFASESHLVRLPQDLPRLLPVPGREGTYVRLGALMRARSDLFLPQEGPLYEFRVLRLLESERARADWDELAQALEGRQEGAPTLLVAEEGFPEAWLEGLRQALELRPEEVFRLPPPLNLALVETLVAEGPPEWRFPPLRPERPRAFLKNPLARLQEKDLLLYHPFEDYKAVERFAQEALRPEVEEVWATLYRIGETNPLAEALLQAAQKGKRVHVLLEARARFDELLNLFWYLRFLRAGVEVLPLPERKVHAKALLLLTREGGYVHLGTGNYNPQNGRAYTDFSLFTAQPEVVAEVRAFFRAIREERPPQLSLLKTGEAIRHCLVEAILAEAHPKGRVILKFNHLTDPQVLEALVQAAERGARVDLLVRSTLTLLHPRLRARSLVGRFLEHARVAAFRAGGRWRVYLTSADAMPRNFQNRFELLFPVEDRKAKLKVLKVLKRQVRDERNAFLLTPQGEEVLWGGRHDAQRP; this is encoded by the coding sequence ATGCGCCTCCTTCCCGAAGCCAGCTGGCTCCAGTTTAACCGCAGGGTCTTAAGGCAAAGCGAGCGCCCGGACTTTCCCCTTCTGGAACGCCTCCGCTTCCTGGCCATCTGGAACCGCAACCTGGATGAGTTCTTCGCCGCCCGCATCGCCAAGCCCTTCCTGGAGGCCAGGGGTAGCCCCGCCCACCTCGCCCTCCTGGAGGAGGCCCTGGCCCAGGCCCGCCTGGCCCAGGCCCGCTACCAGGCCCTGCTGGCCGAGGCCCGGCCCCGCCTGCGGGTGCTGGAGGTGAGGGAGCTGGACGAGCTGGACTGGATTTATTTCCGGGTCTTCCTGGCCGAGGTGGTGGCCCCCAAGACCGACCTCATCCCCTGGGAGGCGGCGGCGGACCTGTCCCACGGGGCCCTTTACTTCGCCTCCGAGAGCCACCTGGTGCGGCTTCCCCAGGACCTCCCCCGGCTCCTGCCCGTCCCGGGGCGGGAAGGGACGTACGTGCGCCTGGGGGCCTTGATGCGGGCAAGGAGCGACCTCTTCCTTCCCCAGGAGGGCCCCCTTTACGAGTTCCGGGTGCTGCGGCTTTTGGAAAGCGAGCGGGCCCGGGCGGACTGGGACGAGCTGGCCCAGGCCCTCGAGGGCCGCCAGGAAGGCGCCCCCACCCTCCTGGTGGCCGAGGAGGGCTTCCCCGAGGCCTGGCTGGAAGGGCTACGGCAGGCCCTGGAGCTGCGCCCGGAAGAGGTCTTCCGCCTCCCCCCACCCCTGAACCTTGCCCTGGTGGAAACCCTGGTGGCGGAAGGCCCCCCAGAGTGGCGCTTCCCCCCTTTGCGCCCCGAACGCCCCAGGGCTTTCTTGAAAAACCCACTGGCCCGCCTGCAGGAAAAAGACCTCCTCCTCTACCATCCCTTTGAGGACTACAAGGCGGTGGAGCGCTTCGCCCAGGAGGCCCTCCGTCCGGAGGTGGAGGAGGTCTGGGCCACCCTCTACCGCATCGGCGAAACCAACCCCCTGGCCGAGGCCCTCCTCCAGGCGGCCCAGAAGGGGAAGAGGGTGCACGTGCTCCTCGAGGCCCGCGCCCGCTTTGACGAACTCCTCAACCTCTTCTGGTACCTGCGCTTCCTCAGGGCCGGAGTGGAGGTCCTCCCCCTCCCCGAGCGCAAGGTGCACGCCAAGGCCCTCCTCCTCCTCACCCGGGAAGGGGGGTATGTCCACCTGGGCACGGGCAACTACAACCCGCAAAATGGCCGGGCCTACACCGACTTCTCCCTCTTCACCGCCCAGCCCGAGGTGGTGGCCGAGGTCCGGGCCTTCTTCCGGGCCATCCGCGAGGAACGCCCGCCCCAGCTTTCCCTCCTCAAGACGGGAGAGGCCATCCGCCACTGCCTGGTGGAGGCCATCCTGGCCGAGGCCCATCCCAAAGGGCGGGTGATCCTGAAGTTCAACCACCTCACCGACCCCCAGGTGCTGGAGGCCCTGGTCCAGGCGGCGGAAAGGGGGGCCCGCGTGGACCTCCTGGTGCGCAGCACCCTCACCCTCCTCCACCCCCGCCTCCGGGCACGGAGCCTGGTGGGCCGGTTCCTGGAGCACGCCCGGGTGGCGGCCTTCCGCGCCGGGGGGCGGTGGCGGGTCTACCTCACCAGCGCCGATGCCATGCCCCGGAACTTCCAAAACCGCTTTGAGCTCCTCTTCCCCGTGGAGGACCGCAAGGCCAAGCTGAAGGTGCTCAAGGTGCTGAAGCGCCAGGTGCGGGACGAGCGGAACGCCTTCCTCCTCACCCCCCAAGGGGAGGAGGTGCTTTGGGGAGGGCGGCACGATGCCCAGCGCCCCTAG
- a CDS encoding Ppx/GppA family phosphatase: protein MDLGSGTFRLVVYRYRPGLSYVLADELREAVALGEGLAQGRIGLAALERGRKALRAFADFLQASPVDEVVSLATSAVRDAENGAQILAEARALGLDPRVLPGEEEARLGVLAVANALPLAEAWVVDQGGGSAQVSRMEGRAFRWGRALPLGALRLTEAFLASDPPTREEVKALEREVARHLKALPLEGGLPLVGLGGNIRAMARLHQKRRAYPLDLLHGAYLSREAVEELYQDLLRLPWRARAGLGLQPDRARTLPASLAFFRTLMKRLRAPGLWVSGVGIREGVLFAHLLPPPHLLPDPRAFAVENLFQRYPFALAHRDRVKALARELFLGLQPLHRYGEEEARLLEEAAHLHDIGMHLGYHDHHKHGAYLVLAEPLFGFSHREQALLALLVRYHRRGEPALGGLRPLFGRGDGRRLLRLSAILRLAEMLERSRAGRVRGVRVELGERIRLRLLAPEDPWVERVEAEKQGGLFLQAFGLPLEVVWGA, encoded by the coding sequence TTGGACCTGGGCTCGGGCACCTTTCGCCTGGTGGTCTACCGCTACCGCCCCGGCCTGAGCTACGTCCTGGCCGACGAGCTGCGGGAGGCCGTGGCCCTAGGGGAGGGCTTGGCCCAGGGGCGGATCGGCCTGGCCGCCCTGGAACGGGGGCGGAAGGCCCTCCGGGCCTTCGCCGACTTCCTGCAGGCCTCCCCGGTGGACGAGGTGGTGTCCCTGGCCACCAGCGCGGTGCGGGATGCAGAAAACGGCGCCCAGATCCTGGCGGAGGCCCGGGCTCTGGGCCTGGACCCCAGGGTCCTCCCCGGGGAGGAGGAGGCCCGGCTGGGGGTCCTGGCCGTGGCCAACGCCCTGCCCTTGGCGGAGGCCTGGGTGGTGGATCAGGGGGGCGGAAGCGCCCAGGTTTCCCGCATGGAAGGCCGGGCTTTCCGCTGGGGGCGAGCCTTGCCCCTGGGGGCCCTGCGCCTTACCGAGGCTTTTCTGGCCTCCGACCCCCCCACCCGGGAGGAGGTGAAGGCCTTGGAGCGGGAGGTGGCGCGCCACCTCAAGGCCTTGCCCCTCGAGGGGGGGCTACCCCTGGTGGGCCTGGGGGGGAACATCCGGGCCATGGCCCGGCTCCACCAGAAGCGGCGCGCCTACCCCCTGGACCTCCTCCACGGGGCCTACCTCTCCCGGGAGGCGGTGGAGGAGCTTTACCAAGACCTCCTCCGCCTCCCCTGGCGGGCGCGGGCGGGGCTTGGCCTCCAGCCGGACCGGGCCCGCACCCTTCCCGCCTCCTTGGCCTTCTTCCGCACCCTCATGAAGCGCCTCCGTGCCCCCGGCCTCTGGGTGAGCGGGGTGGGGATCCGGGAGGGGGTGCTTTTCGCCCACCTCCTCCCCCCGCCCCACCTCCTCCCGGACCCCCGGGCCTTCGCCGTGGAGAACCTCTTCCAGCGCTACCCCTTCGCCCTGGCCCACCGGGATCGGGTAAAGGCCCTGGCCCGGGAGCTTTTCCTGGGCCTTCAGCCCCTGCACCGCTACGGGGAGGAGGAGGCCCGCCTCCTGGAGGAGGCCGCCCACCTGCACGACATCGGCATGCACCTGGGCTACCACGACCACCACAAGCACGGGGCTTACCTGGTCCTGGCCGAGCCCCTTTTCGGCTTCTCCCACCGGGAGCAGGCCCTTTTGGCTTTGCTGGTGCGCTACCACCGCCGGGGGGAGCCCGCTTTGGGGGGCTTGCGCCCCCTCTTTGGCCGGGGGGACGGGAGGCGGCTTTTGCGCCTTTCGGCCATCCTGCGCCTGGCGGAAATGCTGGAACGCTCCCGAGCGGGCCGGGTGCGGGGGGTGAGGGTGGAGCTGGGGGAGCGGATCCGCCTCCGGCTCCTGGCCCCGGAGGACCCTTGGGTGGAGCGGGTGGAGGCGGAAAAGCAAGGGGGGCTCTTCCTCCAGGCCTTTGGCCTTCCCCTGGAGGTGGTCTGGGGGGCATAA
- a CDS encoding histidine phosphatase family protein yields the protein MELFLVRHAIALPAEGEGEEADDARPLSPKGVKRFRKVVRGLRALGVELDYLLTSPKRRALETAEMLSDLLQGESRVTPHLALPPSPALLEEIPKEGRVALVGHEPYLSGLLAWLLLGDFLGESARGDLGERFPLKKGGVAWLEGEVRPGGMCLRALFPPKVFRL from the coding sequence ATGGAACTCTTCCTGGTCCGGCACGCCATCGCCCTGCCCGCGGAGGGGGAAGGGGAGGAGGCGGACGACGCCCGGCCCCTTTCCCCCAAGGGGGTGAAGCGGTTCCGCAAGGTGGTCCGGGGCCTGAGGGCCTTGGGGGTGGAACTGGACTACCTCCTCACCAGCCCCAAAAGGCGGGCCTTGGAGACGGCGGAGATGCTATCGGACCTCCTCCAGGGGGAAAGCCGGGTAACCCCCCACCTGGCCCTGCCCCCCTCCCCGGCCCTCCTGGAGGAGATCCCCAAGGAGGGCCGGGTGGCCCTGGTGGGGCACGAGCCCTACCTTTCCGGGCTTTTGGCCTGGCTGCTCCTGGGGGATTTCCTGGGGGAGTCGGCCCGGGGAGACCTGGGGGAGCGCTTCCCCCTGAAAAAGGGCGGGGTGGCCTGGCTGGAGGGGGAGGTGCGGCCTGGGGGGATGTGCCTGAGGGCCCTCTTCCCCCCCAAGGTCTTCCGCCTATGA
- a CDS encoding CHAD domain-containing protein, with protein sequence MRTPREWVDHLEAHLPLALSGADPEGVHQVRVAGRRLRAYLNLLGWRVLQDDLRRLVRGAGRVRDLEVALGHPLPPGFRAHLEEEVRQAREALPPLLASPWTAALLRALRVLPPLGEEAWGRLRRQERRAEARLKALQAEPSLEALHAYRRALRRVRYAKEFLGLSAKREKALQEALGGLQDLEVLLGLLEGYLAQAPDPEGEALRAELLARRQEALAGVLEALREA encoded by the coding sequence ATGAGGACGCCCAGGGAATGGGTGGACCACCTGGAGGCCCACCTGCCCCTGGCCCTTTCCGGGGCGGACCCGGAGGGGGTGCACCAGGTGCGGGTGGCGGGGAGGCGGCTTCGCGCCTACCTGAACCTTCTGGGCTGGCGGGTGTTGCAGGACGATCTGCGCCGCCTGGTGCGGGGGGCGGGCCGGGTGCGGGACCTGGAGGTGGCCCTGGGCCACCCCCTCCCCCCAGGGTTCCGCGCCCACCTGGAGGAGGAGGTGCGCCAGGCCCGGGAGGCCTTGCCCCCCCTTCTCGCCTCCCCCTGGACCGCTGCCCTCCTCCGGGCCTTGAGGGTCCTCCCCCCCTTGGGGGAGGAGGCCTGGGGGCGGCTTCGCCGCCAGGAGCGCCGAGCGGAGGCCCGCCTAAAGGCCCTTCAGGCCGAGCCTAGCCTCGAGGCCCTCCACGCCTACCGCCGGGCCCTGCGGCGGGTGCGCTACGCCAAGGAGTTCCTGGGCCTTTCCGCCAAGCGGGAAAAGGCCCTGCAGGAGGCCTTGGGCGGGCTACAGGACCTGGAGGTCCTCCTGGGCCTTCTGGAGGGCTACCTGGCCCAGGCCCCAGACCCCGAAGGGGAGGCCTTGCGGGCGGAGCTTTTGGCCCGGCGGCAGGAGGCCTTGGCCGGGGTGCTCGAGGCCTTGCGGGAGGCCTAG